The Metabacillus sediminilitoris genome window below encodes:
- a CDS encoding short-chain fatty acid transporter, whose product MKAMISFSNRLMQRYMPDPFLLVIVLTFFVIGLAIFLTDSTPVQILGYWGDGFWNLLEFSMQMVLIVVTGHVMASSPFFKKLLGNLADVPKSPGQAIILVTLVALIACWINWGFGLIIGALFAKEIAKKVEGVDYRLLIASAYSGFIIWSGGLSSSVALTIATPGHFTEKLIGVVPTSETLFSTFNLIVVIGLIILVPIINRFMIPPKDQAFLIDRKLLEEADDIQAVTVEQIEMTPADRLENSKLLSLLIGLLGLSFLGYYILTNGFAINLNIVNFLFLFIGIILHKTPKLFLEAIAGSVKSASGIIIQFPFYAGLMGIVTASGLAGILSNAFISISNENTFHMFTLWSAGLVNFFVPSGGGQWAVQAPVMLEAAEALGVSLPKTAMAVAWGDAWTNMIQPFYALPALAIAGLKAKDIMGYGLIIMLITGIYISAVFYFL is encoded by the coding sequence TTGAAGGCAATGATTTCATTTTCGAACAGATTGATGCAAAGGTATATGCCCGACCCGTTTTTACTTGTCATTGTACTTACTTTTTTTGTGATTGGACTTGCCATTTTTTTGACAGATAGCACTCCTGTTCAAATCTTGGGATATTGGGGAGATGGATTCTGGAACCTATTAGAATTCTCCATGCAAATGGTTTTGATCGTTGTAACAGGACATGTTATGGCGAGTAGTCCATTTTTTAAGAAATTATTAGGAAACTTAGCCGATGTACCAAAGTCACCAGGTCAAGCGATTATCCTTGTAACCCTTGTAGCTCTAATTGCATGCTGGATTAACTGGGGATTTGGTCTAATTATTGGAGCTTTGTTTGCAAAAGAAATTGCTAAAAAGGTAGAGGGTGTCGACTATCGATTGTTAATTGCAAGCGCCTATAGTGGATTTATTATATGGAGCGGGGGGCTTTCTTCATCCGTCGCATTAACCATTGCTACTCCAGGTCACTTTACGGAAAAGCTCATAGGTGTTGTTCCAACAAGTGAAACTCTTTTTTCAACATTCAACCTAATCGTTGTAATAGGATTAATTATTTTAGTGCCAATAATCAACCGATTTATGATTCCGCCAAAAGACCAAGCTTTTTTAATCGATCGTAAACTATTAGAAGAAGCGGATGATATCCAAGCAGTTACAGTCGAGCAAATTGAAATGACACCTGCTGATCGTTTGGAAAACAGTAAGCTTCTATCATTACTTATTGGTTTATTAGGTCTTTCTTTTTTAGGATATTACATCCTTACGAACGGATTTGCTATTAATCTTAATATAGTTAATTTTCTATTTCTCTTTATTGGAATCATATTGCACAAAACACCAAAGCTATTTTTAGAAGCCATTGCAGGTTCAGTTAAAAGTGCAAGCGGAATTATTATTCAGTTTCCATTTTACGCAGGGTTAATGGGGATTGTAACTGCTTCAGGACTTGCTGGGATACTATCCAATGCGTTTATCTCTATTTCAAATGAGAATACATTTCACATGTTTACGTTATGGAGTGCGGGTCTGGTAAACTTTTTCGTTCCTTCAGGCGGAGGACAATGGGCTGTTCAAGCACCGGTTATGTTAGAGGCTGCTGAAGCACTGGGCGTTTCTTTACCAAAAACAGCGATGGCTGTTGCATGGGGAGATGCTTGGACGAATATGATTCAACCGTTTTATGCATTGCCAGCTTTAGCAATTGCGGGTTTAAAAGCAAAAGATATCATGGGTTATGGTTTGATTATTATGTTAATTACAGGGATCTATATTTCAGCAGTCTTTTACTTTTTATAA
- a CDS encoding acetyl-CoA C-acetyltransferase, with protein sequence MVKTVIIDGARTPIGKFGGALSSLTAAELGGIAMREAMKRANVKPEELDEVIFGNVLQAGQGQIPSRQAARKAGIPWHVKTETVNKVCASGLRSVTLADQIIRAGDEEVILAGGMESMSNTPYAVSKARWGMKMGNAPMVDLMIHDGLSCSFTGVHMGTYGNTTADELELSREIQDEWAVRSHERAISAIANGTMAEEIIAVKVPQRKGDPIIVDTDESPRKDTTKDILAKLRPAFDNKGTITAGNAPGINDGAAALILMNEKRAVKEGKSILATVIAHAEVAVEAEKFPQTPGLVINKLLKKTGKTVDEIDLFEINEAFAAVALASNKIAGLDPEKVNVNGGAVALGHPIGASGARIIITLAYELKRRGGGIGIAAICSGSGQGDAVMIEVSKI encoded by the coding sequence ATGGTGAAAACAGTTATTATAGATGGCGCACGTACACCGATTGGAAAGTTCGGTGGAGCGCTTTCTTCTTTAACAGCAGCCGAACTAGGCGGTATTGCGATGAGAGAAGCGATGAAGCGAGCAAATGTAAAACCAGAAGAACTTGATGAAGTGATCTTCGGAAATGTTTTGCAGGCAGGACAGGGACAAATCCCATCTCGTCAAGCTGCAAGAAAAGCAGGAATTCCATGGCATGTGAAAACAGAAACCGTGAATAAAGTATGTGCATCTGGACTTCGCAGTGTCACGCTTGCTGACCAGATTATCCGTGCCGGTGATGAAGAAGTGATTTTAGCCGGTGGAATGGAATCAATGTCAAATACACCTTATGCGGTCTCCAAGGCAAGATGGGGCATGAAGATGGGCAATGCACCAATGGTTGATTTAATGATTCATGATGGTCTTTCATGCAGCTTTACTGGTGTCCATATGGGGACATATGGAAACACAACGGCTGATGAATTAGAATTATCACGGGAAATACAGGACGAATGGGCTGTTCGAAGTCATGAACGGGCGATTTCGGCAATCGCCAATGGGACAATGGCCGAAGAAATTATTGCAGTTAAAGTGCCGCAGCGGAAAGGCGATCCCATTATCGTTGATACAGACGAATCACCTCGTAAAGATACAACGAAAGACATTTTGGCGAAACTGCGTCCTGCATTTGACAATAAAGGTACTATTACTGCTGGAAATGCACCTGGTATTAATGATGGAGCAGCTGCACTAATCTTGATGAACGAAAAACGTGCAGTAAAAGAAGGGAAATCGATTTTAGCAACTGTTATCGCTCATGCGGAAGTAGCTGTAGAAGCGGAAAAATTCCCGCAAACACCAGGGCTTGTCATTAATAAACTATTAAAGAAAACAGGTAAAACAGTTGATGAAATTGACTTATTTGAAATAAATGAAGCGTTTGCTGCAGTCGCACTCGCCAGTAACAAAATCGCCGGTCTTGACCCGGAAAAAGTAAACGTAAACGGTGGAGCAGTGGCTCTTGGCCACCCAATTGGTGCAAGTGGCGCACGTATTATTATAACTCTAGCTTATGAATTAAAACGTCGTGGCGGCGGAATAGGAATTGCTGCAATCTGTTCTGGCAGCGGACAGGGTGA